The sequence TTCGCTCCCACCCTAACGTTGCTACCAACAGTGATCGGACCAAGTATTTTCGCGCCGGTACCTACAAGTACGCCGTCGCCCAATGTTGGGTGACGCTTGCCTTTATTCCATGTGGTGCCACCAAGCGTGACACCGTGGTAAAGCGTGACGTCATCACCGATAACGGCGGTCTCACCAACAACCACACACGCGCCGTGGTCTATAAAGAGTCGTTTGCCGATTTTTGCACCTGGGTGGATATCCACGTTACTCAAAAAGCGAGCAAAGAAAGCGAGTAGACGAGCGGGGTAACGCCAGCCAGAGCGCCATAACTTTGAACATATTCGGTGCAGTAGAAGCGCGTGCACGCCAGGATAAGTAGTCAGCACTTCCAATACCGAACGCGCAGCCGGATCGCGATCAAATACACACTGCACATCGGCACGCCATTGTTGCCAGAGTGAGCTTTCGCGAGATGGAGCTGCTTCATCCTCGGTATAGCTGTGAGCAGAATCTTGAGTTGAACTAACCATGACTACACACCTCCTTCTATCTCTAATAGCGGTTGATCGTGCAAATCTTCGTAGAAAAGGAAAAGCTCACCGCGACTTGGAGAGCGTTTATTCTCAGTGGAAAAACGACGTACACGGGTTAACAAGTTAGTCGCTTCGTAGTCACTCAGAGAAATCCCGAGGTCGAGATACGAATCTCTAAGCAGACGAGAGCCGGAATGCTTTCCCAGCACCATATGATGGGAACGCCCCAATTCTTCGGGATTAAGCCCTTCGTAATTGCGGCGATCTTTTATTAAGCCATCCACGTGAATACCTGATTCGTGCGTAAAAACGCCCTCGCCCACAACACTTT comes from Teredinibacter turnerae and encodes:
- the cysE gene encoding serine O-acetyltransferase; protein product: MVSSTQDSAHSYTEDEAAPSRESSLWQQWRADVQCVFDRDPAARSVLEVLTTYPGVHALLLHRICSKLWRSGWRYPARLLAFFARFLSNVDIHPGAKIGKRLFIDHGACVVVGETAVIGDDVTLYHGVTLGGTTWNKGKRHPTLGDGVLVGTGAKILGPITVGSNVRVGANSVVVQDVPDDVTVVGIPGRVVNVGKSGGQFAHGIDLNHHLIPDPVGKAISCLLERIDTLEGRLNQLSREAVCHYNTLEESCEPDNEFCAESCAIGMKIAAAKS